A window from Trinickia violacea encodes these proteins:
- a CDS encoding lysylphosphatidylglycerol synthase domain-containing protein, which translates to MSKHIGRIAALAGLLTSLWLVWHSNPGAVLGLMRAAGAGLVLAALSHVLPMLANARDWQTLIRGANRPSLARMLHLVWLRESVNCMLPVARIGGEVVSFRLLKKYGVRPATAAASLVADVQLTLISQLLFTMIGIGVLFSHAQSGAWRLAGDLAWGVVVLTPILVLFALVQHASPFERLTRLLNRMTSGQLAALVDQSARIDRSIKLIWRRRGVVLRYLFFWQPLQCLATALEIWIALYFLGAHVSFLEAVVIESLIQAVSSAAFFVPGGLGVQEGGFVLIGGALGLDPSTCLALAGARRIRDLLIYVPGLFAWQVAESSGSLLTRLSSVLPSFLSANRHRQEQN; encoded by the coding sequence ATGAGCAAGCACATTGGCCGTATCGCTGCGCTGGCGGGATTGCTGACCTCGCTCTGGCTCGTATGGCACAGCAATCCGGGAGCCGTGCTCGGGCTGATGCGCGCCGCGGGCGCGGGCCTCGTGCTGGCCGCGCTCTCCCATGTCTTGCCGATGCTCGCCAATGCGCGCGACTGGCAAACGCTGATACGCGGCGCCAATCGTCCGAGTCTCGCCCGCATGCTGCATCTGGTGTGGCTTCGCGAATCGGTGAATTGCATGCTGCCGGTCGCGCGGATCGGCGGCGAAGTCGTCTCGTTCCGTCTGTTGAAGAAGTACGGCGTGCGGCCGGCGACGGCCGCCGCGAGCCTTGTCGCCGACGTTCAGCTCACGCTGATCAGCCAGCTGCTCTTCACGATGATCGGCATCGGCGTGCTGTTCAGTCACGCGCAATCCGGCGCATGGCGTCTCGCAGGCGATCTGGCCTGGGGCGTCGTCGTGCTGACGCCGATTCTCGTGCTGTTTGCCTTGGTCCAGCACGCGAGTCCGTTCGAGCGCCTCACGCGTCTACTCAACCGCATGACGAGCGGCCAGCTCGCGGCACTCGTCGATCAATCCGCGCGCATCGACCGGTCGATCAAGCTGATCTGGCGGCGGCGCGGCGTGGTGCTCCGCTATTTGTTTTTCTGGCAACCGCTGCAATGCCTCGCGACCGCATTGGAGATTTGGATCGCGCTTTATTTTCTCGGCGCGCATGTGAGCTTCCTTGAAGCGGTCGTCATCGAGTCGCTGATCCAGGCCGTCAGCAGCGCCGCGTTCTTCGTGCCGGGAGGACTCGGCGTTCAGGAAGGCGGTTTCGTCCTGATCGGCGGCGCGCTCGGCCTCGATCCCTCGACCTGCCTCGCGCTTGCGGGCGCGCGACGCATCCGCGATCTGCTGATCTATGTGCCCGGCTTGTTCGCGTGGCAAGTCGCCGAATCGTCGGGCTCGCTGCTGACGCGACTGTCCAGCGTGTTGCCCTCGTTTCTGAGCGCCAACCGGCATCGACAGGAACAAAACTAA
- the hpnI gene encoding bacteriohopanetetrol glucosamine biosynthesis glycosyltransferase HpnI yields the protein MLVCGTAAILGIVYTLLATVLIRRFFARASAEPTSFPPVTIVKPLHGEEWALLDNLSSFCKQNYPGPVQFLFGVHDSQDPALKTVDELRRRFPKADITVVADARLYGPNRKISNVINMLPQARHDMLVFADSDVGVGPNYLRHVIGELQKPGVGLVTCVYRGQPDPGFWPRLSVKGTNYQFLPSVVTGLALGLARPCFGQTIAMRRETFDKIGGFAQFVHHLAEDHAIGEAVRKIGEKVVIPPFTVSHACVENSAAKLVAHELRWSRTIRTIDPIGHLGSALIHPFAFAMLAVLLSGGAAWSWTVALAALLARFTLKWQTDRTLRQPQTDLWLQPLWDIVSFMIFVTSYFSTRVVWRGFRFKVDGNGLLSPVQDE from the coding sequence GCGATCCTCGGCATCGTGTACACACTGCTCGCGACCGTTTTGATTCGACGCTTCTTTGCGCGCGCGAGCGCCGAGCCGACGAGCTTCCCGCCGGTTACGATCGTCAAGCCGCTGCACGGCGAGGAATGGGCGCTGCTCGACAACCTGTCCAGCTTCTGCAAGCAAAACTACCCTGGCCCGGTGCAATTTCTCTTCGGCGTGCACGACTCGCAAGACCCGGCGCTCAAAACCGTAGACGAATTGCGCCGCCGCTTTCCCAAGGCCGATATCACCGTCGTCGCCGATGCGCGCCTGTACGGTCCCAACCGGAAAATCAGCAACGTTATCAACATGCTGCCGCAAGCCCGGCACGACATGCTGGTCTTTGCGGACAGCGACGTCGGCGTCGGGCCGAACTATCTGCGTCATGTGATCGGCGAGCTGCAAAAGCCCGGCGTTGGGCTCGTCACTTGCGTCTATCGCGGGCAGCCCGATCCCGGCTTCTGGCCGCGTCTATCGGTGAAGGGCACCAACTATCAGTTTCTGCCGAGCGTCGTGACGGGCCTCGCGCTCGGGTTGGCGCGCCCGTGCTTTGGACAGACCATTGCCATGCGGCGCGAGACGTTCGACAAGATCGGCGGCTTCGCGCAATTCGTCCATCATCTGGCCGAAGATCACGCCATCGGCGAAGCCGTGCGCAAGATCGGCGAGAAAGTGGTCATTCCGCCCTTCACCGTCTCGCATGCGTGCGTGGAAAACAGCGCCGCGAAACTGGTCGCGCATGAGTTGCGCTGGAGCCGCACGATCCGCACCATCGACCCCATCGGTCACCTGGGTTCGGCATTGATCCACCCCTTCGCGTTTGCGATGCTTGCCGTTTTGCTTTCGGGCGGCGCAGCATGGTCGTGGACCGTGGCGCTCGCCGCGCTGCTGGCACGCTTTACGCTGAAGTGGCAAACGGATCGCACGCTGCGGCAGCCGCAAACGGACCTGTGGCTGCAACCGCTATGGGACATCGTGTCGTTCATGATCTTCGTGACCAGCTACTTTTCGACACGCGTGGTCTGGCGCGGCTTCCGTTTCAAGGTCGACGGCAATGGCTTGCTGTCGCCGGTACAGGATGAGTAA